AAACAGGTCAACGACACCTATGGGCATCCTTGTGGCGACCGGGTGATCGCAACCCTTGGCGCGTTATTGGCGGCGGAAAAACGCACCTACGACTATGCCGCCCGCATTGGCGGCGAGGAATATGCCCTGATTTTACCCGGCATCGGATTGGTGCGGGCCGAAGGTGTCATCGAACGGCTCATCGAATCAGCCCGGTCGCTTCACATTGTCTGCGACGGCGTGGAAACGCCGCTTCGGGTCACCATATCGGCCGGTATTGCCTGCACCAAGGGCAAACTCGCCATTTCCTGGGAAAAGCTCTACGCCCTGGCCGACGAGGCGCTCTATACGGCCAAGGCCCTGGGCAAGGACCGGCTCCACTGCGCCCCCATCGCCGATCTGACCGCACCCCCGGAAAAAACCCTGGTGCGCGCCGACGAAAAACGCTTCCTCTTTACCGGCTCAACAAAAGGATGACACGGCGTATGTCCCAAGCCCCAAATCCCAACGCCACTCTGGCCGTGGCCATTTTAAGCGGCAAGGGCGGCGTGGGTAAAACAAATCTAGCCCTGAATTTGAGCTATGCCTTATTCCGGGCCGGCCATCGTGTCCTTTTGATGGACTTCGACGTCGGCCTGGCCAACGTGGACGTGCTGCTTGGCTTGTCCCCGGAAAAAAACCTTCAGGATCTCTTCCGTCCCGATGTGCAGGCCAAGGACGTAATGCTGGCCGTGGAACCGGGCGGCTTCGACTTTCTGCCGGCAGCCAGCGGCGTGCCTGAACTGCTTGAAATGGACGACGACATGCGCGAGGTGCTTTTTGACAAGCTCAACGCCGTGTTTGGCAGCTATGACTACCTCATGCTCGATCTCGGGGCCGGTATTTCCCAGACCGTCCTTTCGGTCGCCGCCATGAGCCAGGTGCGCGTCCTGGTCGTCACGCCCGAGCCGACCTCCCTGACCGACTCCTACGCCGTCATCAAGGTGCTTCACACCCAGTACGGGGTTTCCGACTTCCACGTACTCGTCAACCAAGTGGAAAGTCCGGCCGATGCCCAGGCCACCTTCAATCGCCTCTCGGCCGCCTGCAACCATTTCCTGGGGTTCACGCCCGTTCTGATCGGCGGAGTCCACTCCGATCCGGCCGTACCTGACGCCGTGCGCCGCCAGATTCCCCTGCTGCGCCATGCCCCCCGCTGCCAGGCCGCCCAGGACATTATTGGCGGCGCGGTCAAGCTCCACAGGGTCCGCCAACAGCGCAAAGACGCCATCATTGCCGGCCCCGTTCTTGGAAAAATACCGATAATCCGCAAGTAAGCCTTGACGGGGACCGGTTTTTTTCGGCAATGGTATGAAATAGATGGACGATTGCTCACCACCCGCCATCACGCGGGCATCGGCCAACCGTCAACAGCGCGAGGACCACGCGATGAACAAAAGCGAACTCATCAAGACTTTGGCCGAAACCAAAGGCCTGCACATCGACGAAGCCGCCGACATCGTCAACGCCTTTGTCGACTCCGTCAAACAGGCCCTGATCAACGAAGACCGCGTGGAAATACGGGGTTTTGGCAGCTTCAAGATCAAAGGCTACAAGGGCTACACCGGGCGCAATCCCAAGTCCGGCGACGTGGTCACCGTGGCTCCCAAGAAACTGCCGTTCTTCCGCCCGGGCAAAGAACTCAAGGAATATCTCAACAAGTGACCCTATGCCAACACTGACTGCTCTGCTTCTGGCCCTGGTTCTGACGACAGCGACCGGGGTTGCGGCCTTTGCCGCCGACCCGGTCCTGACCATTCTTTACGCCGGCAATACCTACGGCTATTTCGACCCCTGCCCCACTTGCGGCCCACAGAAACTCGGGGGCTTGGCTCGGCGGGCCACGGCGGTGGAGAATTTGCGCAAAACCGGCCCCACAGCTGGCAAGCTGCTGGCTGTGGCCGGTCCGTGGGAGTTTGCGCCCGAAGTCTCGGCCGCGCCGCCGGAACCCGATAAGTTGCCGGTGGTGGCCAAAGCCCATGAGCGTCTGGCTTACGATGCCATGGCGGTGACCCCGCAGGAAATGGCCATCCTGTCCGAACACAAGGCTGCACTGCCCAAGAACGCCCAGTTGCTTGGCGACGCGCCTGTGACCCGCGTCCTCAGTGTGGGCGGCCAGACGATCGGGCTGGTCTACTTCCCCATGCCCAAGGACGTCAGCGCCATGGTGCCGGACAAACTCATGGACGCCACAGCCAAAGCCGCTTCCGAACTGCGGGGCAAGGTCGCTCTGGTGATCGGCGTGAGCCCCTGGGGGGCCATTGACGAAGAAGCCTTTATCAACACCCGAAAAGGGGCTGTTGACGTGCTGCTCGGCAGCGGCGGCGGTTCGGGTTTTGCCTCCCGGCTCTCCAAAGATAGCCGCACCCTGTGGACCCGGGCTTACATCAAGGGCAAAACCATCAATCGTCTGGATTTGCTGGTTCTGCCCGGAAAGCCCGACTTCGTCTGGAAGATCGGCGAAAACTTCACGGCCAAGGTGGACCCCCTGGATGAGAATTTCCCCCAGGATGCGGCTGTCGGAGCTTTGCTCAAATAATCCGGCACCCGCGCCTGCCCGGCCGCCCCGGTTGTCGGATTGACCGGATTATATCCCAAGACTCCGGTCTCCGACTTCCTGCATCCGTTGTATCAAAACCGCCAACCCCTTTGAGGCGACACCGTGAATATGCTTTTCCGCCCTGTCCAGGCGGCCGCGCTGGCCCTTGCCCTGGCCCTTTGCGCCGCCTTGCCGGCTCGTGCCCAGGAACCCATCCTGACCATCGTCCTTTCCGGCAACACCTACGGCAACTACGAGCCCTGCCCTTCCTGAGGCGGCAAGCTCGTTGGCGGGTTGGCCCGGCGGGCCGCCTTCATCAAATCCCTTCGCGCCACTGATGCCGGTCGGGAACGCACCCTGGTTCTGGGCGCTCCCTTTGAAATTCTCCCCGATGGGCCGGACAGAAAACCCGACGCCCGCCGGTTGCCGGCCATCAGTCAGGCCCTGACGCAAATCGGCTATTCGGCCGGGACCCTGCTCCCGGACGAGGCCGCCTATCTTAAAAGCGCCGATGCCCCGATTCCGGCCGGGTTCACCGTGGTTGCCCCCACACCCCGCACCACCGTCATTGAAGCGGCCGGCAGGCCCATCGGCATTGTCTTTTTCCCGCCGCCGCCCGATCTGACCAAACCGGCCCCGCCAGCCATCGGCGACGCCGTGGCCGAGGCGGCCAAGGAGCTTCGTGCCAAGGCCCAGCTGGTCATCGGCCTAAGCGGTCTGGGCATGATGGACGAAGAGGCCTTTCTGGCCGCCCATCCCGACGCCCTGGACATCCTCCTTGGCAGCGGCATCAATGCCGGCAACGCCGGAAAGGTCGGCCCCGGAGGCAAGACCCTGTGGGCCAGGGCCTATACCCGGGGCAAGACCGTCAACCGCCTGGACTTGTTCGTCCTGCCTGGCGCAGCCGATTTCACCTGGACCCCCAACGGCGCCTTCAAGGCCGAAGTCATCAATCTGGACGAGGCCTACCCGGCTGACCCGGACATCAAAAAGCTTTTCGAATAGCCGGGCGCTGCCCCGGTTGCCGGCAAGCCCCAAAGTGCCTCATCAAATGAATTTGGCGGCCAAAGGGACACCCTTTGGCCGCCATCACCCGGTGATATCCGTCAGACTTGCATTGCAGCGGCATTGCCCGACCAACGTTTTTCCTGGCGTCCTTCCACCGACGAGGCCACGCCGTCCCCTTTACCCTTAGGGGGCCGGCCTCTTCCCGTCTTTTCTTGCTCAATTTCCGCCCGTCGACTTGGCAGCATACCCGGTCAAATCAAACTCCCCCCAGGTGGGATTCCAAAGGGCACTGCCCTTTGGCCGCCGGAGGCACTCTTCCCCTTCTCTCATTTTCCCCAGGCCGGCGGCAGGCCAAGGACGCGGGCATAGGCATCGGCCACGATGCGGGCGGTTTTTTCCCAGGAAAAAAGCCCGGCCCGGGTTAGCGCCCGTTGCCGCAGCCTATCGCGCAGGGTCGCATCGCTCCCGACAGCGGCCATAGCCCGGGCCAGACCGGGGACATCCAGGGGATCGACCAGGATGGCTGCATCCCCGGCCACTTCCGGCAGGGACGTGGCATCGGACGTGATGACGGCCGCGCCGAGGCTCATGGCCTCCAACACCGGCAGCCCGAAACCTTCAAACAGCGACGGATAAAGAAAGGCGTGACAGGAGGCATACAGCCAGGCCAGTTCGGCGTCGGTCACATACCCCGTGAAAACGAGATGTTCGGCAATGCCGAGTTCGGCCACGGTGCGGGCCACGTCGTCCATGAGCCAGCCTTTGCCGCCGGCCAGCACCAGCGGCATGGTCCCGCCAGTCTCGCGTCTCCAGGCGGCGTAGGCGGCAAAGAGGCGTTCGTGGTTCTTACGCGGTTCGATGGTCCCCACGCACAGCCAGAAGCCATCCGGTTGCAACTGCGCGACCGCCTTGGGGCGTTCTTGGGGGCTGTCCGGTCCGAACCGGCTGGCCAGCGGCGCGACAACCAGCCGCTCTTTCGGAAAGTGGGGGAAGACCCGCAGAAAATGGCCGCGGGAATACTCCGAGATGGCGATCACCGCATCCGCCTGGGTGGCAGCCCGAAACAGGCCGTCGAAACAGCCGGTGCGGTTGCCTTCGGTGGTCCAGGCCGGCTCGACCAGAAACGACAGGTCATAGAGCGTATAGACCAGTCGCGCCCGGGTGAGGCCGGCGGGACAATAAAAGTTGTTGGCATGGACGATGTCGGGCTGGCCTAAGCGGGCCTCAAAATCCTTTGGCGGCTGGCGGAAAAAGCGTTTCTGATCCCAGAAACGGCGAAACCTCGGTCCCTGCTGGAAGCGGTCGCCGGCCGGGCGCAGGCATTTCTCCGGGTGGGGTTCACGAAAAAAATCCCCAAAGGCCGGATAGAGCACGTACTGGCTCGTCGTATCGACCTCGGCCAGGGCCGACAACAAAGCGGCCGCGAAATAGCCGCAGCCGGCCTTGCCAGCTCCGGTCTGGGACACGTCAAAGCCGATCTTCATGCCGGGCCGCTCCCGGGACGGATAAGGCCGCGCGTCAGCCAGGAGGCCGTGGTGCGAAGAACCGTCGGCGACAGGCCGCGATTCCAACGCAGCGAGGCGTTCACCGAGGCCAGGGCCACGGCCGGGGTAAAAAGCGCGCTGCCGTCGGCCACCTGCCATTTCTCCCGCACCAGGGCGTGGGCGTAGTTATAGAGCCAACGCTCCGGCACCCGGCCGAAGGTGAAACGCATCATGTCGTTTATTTCGCTATGCACGGTGAGCTTGGCCCCGGACGTCTTGGTCTGGGGGTAGAACCGCGAGCCGGCCAGTTTTCGGGGCAGATAGCGGAACACGGCCCCGCCCTTGGCCAGACGCAGCCAGAACTCGTAATCGAGGGTATACTGCCAGCGCAAATCCAGGTTGCCGAAGCGCTCAACCACCCGCCGTCGAAAAAAAGCCGCCGGCTGGCAGATGATGCAGCGCTCCATGAGGCGCGTGAGATCAAAGGGCTCGGCCGGGTAGGGCTCGATAAAGGCGTCGTTGATGTCAATGTGATCGGCGTCGCCATAAACGACGTCTACATCTGGGCTTTTCTCAAAAACTTCAAGCACTGCTTGAAGTGCGCCGGTCGTGTAGACATCGTCGGAATTAAGCCAGGCGATGATCTCGCCCGTGGTCTCGGCCATGCCCTTGTTGACGGCGTCGGGTTGGCCCTTGTCCGGCTCGGAACGAAAGCGCAGTCGATCGCCGTAGCTCTCAAGGACCGACACGGTCTCATCGGTGCTGCCGCCGTCCATGATCACATATTCCAGGCCGTCCACGCCCTGGGACAGGACGCTGTCAATGGTGCGTCCGATAAAACGCCCCTGGTTATACGACGGCGTGACGGCGGAAACCGTAAGGCTAGCCATGTGTTGCCTCCGTATAGCGCAGATCGACGTCGCGCTCGCCATCGGTCAGGCGCAGTTCCTCGCAGTGGACCGACAAGCGCCGTCGGTCCGCCGCCGCACCCTGGCCGTTGCCGCGTCGCGCCCCGTCCAGGACAAACTCCACACAGCCTCCGGTCGGCGGCAGATCCGGGTCCAGGCTGACCGAACGGCCAGGGGTCAAGGTGACCGGCTGGCCAACGGCCCGGCCGTTGACCAGGGTCGTCACCACCACCCGCCCGCTCGGAGCCTTGGCCGGCAGGGAAAATCGCGTCCGCAGCCACTGGCGCTGGGCAGCCGGGCCAAAGGCCACAAAAAGTCGCCCGCCACACCAGCCGTCAGGGAAAAGCCCGCGCACCGCCGTGCTCTGGGACACCGGCCGGGCCAGCACCTCCTCAAAGACGGCCAGGTACTTCCGCGCCATGTCCGCTGGGCCGCCAATGGCGGCCAGACGTTCAAAGCCCCGGGCCACCAGGGCCTCGGCCAGCCCGGGTTCGTCCCAAAGCCGGGCCATGGCCGCAGCCATGTCGTCCGGGCGGCGCGGATCAAAATAGAGCGCCGCCTCGCCGCCGACCTCGGGCAGGCTGGTGACATTGGAACATAAAATGGGTGTCCCGACAGCCATGGCCTCAACCAGCGGCATGCCGAATCCCTCATAGAGCGATGGGAAAAGAAGCGCCCTGGCCCCGGTGAGCAGCGCCGACAGCTCGGCGTCCGAGACATACCCGGCAAAGACCACCCGGTCGGCCAGTCCCAGGCGCTGCGCAGCCTGCCCCAGTTCGGCCCGAAGTCCGGTGTCCGAGCCGGTCAGCACCAGCTTGCAGTCGTTTTCCGGCCGGGAGGCCGCAAACAGGCCAAAGGCGGTCAGGAGCATGCGATGGTTCTTGTGCGGCCAGTAGTTGGCCGGAAACAGCAGATAGTCGGCCTGGCCCAGGCCAAGGCGCGTCCGTGTGGCGTATACGGCCTCGGGAGCGGTGCGGACCAGCCGACGCGGCAGCGAGATGTGGACGGCGGCTGTCCGGCCCGGCGGCACCTGCCCCTGCGCCAGGACGCTTTGGCGAGTGAATTCCGAGATGCACACCAGCCGCTCGGCCACCCGGGCGGCGGTCAGAAAGGTCCGCTCCCGCCCGGCTTCGTCTTCCGGCGAAAAAAACTGCGGATAGGCGGCGTATTGCAGATCGTAGACGACCGAAACAACCGGCACGGCCGGATGGTGAAAATAGGGCATGGTAAAGGGGCAAAAAAGGAGGTCAACCGGCACGCCCTGCCAGTGGGACAGACCACGCAGCCGCCCCAGGCCTGAGGCCCGCGCCCGCGTCACATTGGGCGCGTCGAGATGGGCCAGTTCGTCATGGGCTGCGTCAGAGGTCAGGCAGACAAAGCGCCAATCCGGCCGCATCTGGCGCAGGGCGCCGAGCAGCAGGATGGTCATGAGCTTGGCCCCGCCATTGTCGCCGCCAGGAAGCACCGGGGTCAGATCGACCAGCACCAGGACCGGCCCGGCTTTGCCGCCGGCCGGGGCCACCCGCCGGCCACGCTCTTTAAGCACGTACTTGACGGCCTTATTCCATAACCAGGCCACCCGGCCGACCCGGGCGAGCGCCTTGTTGACCACAAGCGGCAACCGGCCTTCCGAGACCCAGCCCGAGGCCATCTCCCGGACAACGCCCTCCAGGCCGCCGATGATCGGCGCGTCCGCCCCGGCCAGCCTTGCCGCCTGCGCCTCGGCTGCTTCGGCCCGGGCAGCCAGATCGAGCATGGCCTGCACCATGCGGCCGTCCGGCGTGGCGCACAGGGCCGCCTCCACCGTTGCTGCATCGTGGTCGGCAAGGGCCGTGCGGCCGGCCAGAAAAAGCATGTCATAAGGGAAAAGGGCTTGGCCGAAACGGCATTGTCCAAGGCCGGCCGCCGCAAAAAGCGCCCGTACCGCCTTTTCGCTATACAGATAAAGATGTTCAGCCGGCAGCAACATGCGCAGAAATGGGTCAGCCTCGGTGGTCAAACGCTCATGGGTCGCGCCAGCCGGCAGACACGGCGTCTGCACCAGCACAACGCCTTCCGGGGCCAGCAACCGGCCCACCCGGCGCAGCAACTCCACCGGATCAGGCAGATGCTCCAGCACGTCCATGAGCACCACAGCCGACAGGCTGCCCGGGGCGATGTCCTGCTCCTCCAGCGGTCCGGCCAGGACTTCAATGCCAAACGTCCGGCCAGCCAGAGCAGCCACCGATGCGTCCAGCTCAAGCCCCCTGGCCCGGAAACCGGACCGGCCAAGCAAGGCCGTAAAGCCGCCATGGGCGCAGCCGAGTTCCAACACCTCGCCCGGCGGGAGGCAAGCCTTTAAAAAAAAACCCAACCAGGCCACGCACCGCTCCGGCATGTCCCGGCGTGCCCGGACCTCGATGGACGGCTGGCCGAGATCGGCCTCCTGATGGCCGTACCAGTAGTCCCGGCCGTAGCCCTCCCCGTCCTCCACCCGCGACACCAAGGTGCCGCAGGCCGGACAGAGCATGTACGCCTCGTTAAACGGCTCCAGCCCGCCCGTCCCGCACCAACATTGTCGCATATAGAAGGCTCCTTGGGGAGAGAGAGGCGAAGGACTGGGGGAGGAAACCCCTTTTTGAAAAAAGGGGTTTCCTCCCCCAGACCCCCACCTTCCCCAAAAACTTTTCATGGGGGGTTAGGTGCTCTTGTACGAACACCAGGTGTTGCTTGAAAGTGGAGCGTTGGAGGCATGCGGCGTTTGCATCAATACCGGGCGAATTGCCAGCCAGCCCCAAGAATCCCTTGAAAACCGTTGCCCATCAAGGGGGTCCGGGGGGGATTATCCCCCCCGGCCGCCGGAGGCTCTCTTCTCCCTCGCCTCCGCTGCCATACAGCCGCAGCGTCGCCTGTCCCGGCAGGTTGGCCACGCCGTGGTGGGTGAGCTGCACCGGGGTGGTGTCGCGGCTGCGGAAGGTCACCAGAAAATCACCGGCCCGGGTCAGGATGGAAATGACGGTGGTGCGGCTTTCCAGCTCCTGGTGGGACAGGCTGGCCCGGCGGTCGAAGTCTTCGCGGCTTATGGCGGAAAACCCAAGATTGAAGGTATATTCGCCCGGGGCCAGATCGAGTTTTACGTCAAAGCGCACCCGCAGGCTGCTGCCGGCCGGGGTCAGGGTCGGGTGGTCGCTGTCAAATTGCAGGGTGTTCTTGCCAAACACGATGACGCGCTTGTCGTTTATGAGTTCGACGCCGGCCACGGCCACTTCCAGGTCGTGGTACACGGCGTAGCGGCAAAAAATCGAAAGGGTTTCGCCCTGTTCGAAACTGCGGCAGGGCTGGCCCGAGGCGTCGCAGATGGCCACGTGGGTGCAGCCGGCCCAGTCGTTTTCAGCGGCGGCAACCTGGGAGAGATCGACAAAGGCTTCCGAGGCGGGCCAGGGATCATTGGCTTGGGCCTCGGGCGGCAGCTCGAGACTGCGCATGACCTCGCCAAGATTGGCCGGGTCATAGCCGCCGTCGCCCACCATGTAGCGTTTGACCGCAGCCGCCGCATCGCCCAGATAGGTCACCCGGCCGCGCTCGAGCATGAGGCCCCGGTGACAGAACTGGGCCACGTCGTTCATGGCATGGGAGACGAGCACCACCACCGTGCCGCGGGAAAGGAGTCCCTCCAGGCGCTTATAGCACTTCTGGCGAAAAAAAACGTCGCCAACGGCTAACGCCTCGTCGATGATGAGCACATCGGGGTTGAGGCTCGTGGTCACGGCAAAGGCCAGACGCAAAAACATGCCGCTGGAATAGGTCTTGACCGGCTGGTCGAAATGCGCCCCGATGTCGGCAAAGGCGGCGATCTCGTCCAAACACTCGGTGACTGTGGCCCGGGGGATGCCGAGCACGGCAGCGTTGACGAAGACGTTTTGGCGGCCGGTGAATTCCGGTTTGAAGCCCGACCCAAGCTCCAAAAGGGCTGTGGTCCGCTCGGGCAGGACCACCTCGCCGCTGGTCGGCTCCAGCACGCCGGCCAGAATTTGCAGCAACGTCGATTTGCCGGCCCCGTTCTTGCCGATAATGCCGAAGGCTTCGCCCGGGCCGACCTCGAAGGACACGTCGCGAAGCGCCCAATGCTCCCGGAAAAGCGGCTTGCCGCCCGGGAAGAGCATCTGGCGCAGCCGGTCCTGAGGCCGGGCGTACAATTCGTACATTTTGGACACGCCCCGGGCGGCGATGATCGGGGCGTCAGACGGCATCGGCGAACAGCCTCTTGATATTGATAAAAAACGTATAGCCGGCCAGCATCACCCCGGCGGAAACCAGGGTCACCCAACCGAAGGCCGGCCAGTCGGGCATCTGGCCGTAGATGATGGTGCGCCGCAGGTGGTCAACCACCGGATGGAGCGGATTCAGGGCCAACAGGGCCCGGTACGGCTCAGGCACGGCGGTGAGCGGATAGAGAATGGGGGTGGCGAAAAAGAGCAGCTGCACGGCCACGCCCACGATATTGCCGAGATCTTTGAGAAAAACGCCGACCGGGGCGAGCAGCCAGCACATGCCAAGGGTCAGCATGCCAAGGGGCAGATAGGCCAGTGGGGCAAAAAGCGCCGTGGCCGGCAGGCGGCCCGTGGTGACAAGCACCCCAAGGGCCACCAGGGCAAGACTGACCAGGGATTCGAGCACGGCGGCCAGAATGACGCCAACCGGCAGGATTTCCAAGGGGAAAAGAACTTTTTTGATAAAATTGACGTTTTCCGACAAAAGCCTTGGCGCACGGTTGAGACTCCCGGCAAAGACCTCGAAGGCCGCCAGCCCGGCAAAGAGAATCAGCGCATAACCGGCCACCCCGCCATCGCCGCCGCCGGCCCAGGTTGGCTTAAAAACGACCGAAAAGACAAACGTATAGACGGCCAGGGTGGCCAGCGGCGAGACCAGACTCCACAGTACGCCGAGCTGCGCCCCGTGGTAGCGGGAGGAGAACTCGATGCGGGCGAAGGTGGCCAGCACTTCCCGGCGCTGCCAGAAGGCGCGGACAAAGGCCATGGGGTTTAGGCCTGCCAGCAGACCGGACCATAACGATCCGGCCCGGGGCCGCCGCACGACCATGGCTTTGGGTGGTACATACATGGAGCCGGTTGCATATTCGATCGAATTGACGCATGTCAACGCATCCGCTCCACCCCCCGAACTTAGAAGCCGCTTTGGACGTCCCATGCGCATCACTATAGACGCCAGTTCCCTATCCTATCCCAAGCGCACCGGCATCGGCCGCTGTCTGGAATCCATCCTGCCCCATCTGGCGTCTTTGGCCGCCGGCCGCGACGACATCACCCTGGTTTCGGGCCAGCCCATCGTCAATGCCACGGCCCTGGCCCTGCTGGAATCCGGCAGTCTGCACGCCGCCACGGTCAACGTGCCCTCGCTCTATGGCTGGCAGCAGACCGGCATGGCCTGGCAGATCCGCCAAGCCCGGGCCGACGTCCACTACGCCCCGGACGGCCTGCTGCCGCTGGGCTTTATTGGCCGGTCGGTCGGGGTGGTCAACGATATTTTATGGAAACGCCTGCCTAAGACCCTGCCCTGGCATATCCGGCTGGTTTTTGCCCTGCGCCAAAAGGCCAGTCTGGCGCGACTGACCATCCCGCTTTCGCTTTCAGCCTTTACCCGGCGCGAACTGTTGCGCCTCTACGGCCCCATGGCCACCCGCACCCGGCCGACGGATCTTTGCGCCGTGGACCAGCACCGCTTCCGCCCGGCAACGGCTGACGACGCCCCGGCCCTGGCCGATTTTCGCGTCCGGCACGGTCTGCCCGAGAATTATATCGTGTGCGTCGGCAATCTCCTGCCGCACAAGAATCTGGCCGTGGCCTTGCAGGCCATGGCCCGGCTGCCGGACGCTATTGCGCCAGTCCTGGCCGTGGTCGGCTACGGCGACGCGGCAACCCTGGCCGCTGCCGCGCCCCCGGAACTGGCTCCCGGGCGCGTGCGCTGCCTGGGCTACCTGTCCGACGAAGACGTGGCCCTGGCCTACCGGGCGGCATCGGTGTTTGTCTTCCCGTCGCGCTACGAAGGCTTTGGCCTGCCTATGCTCGAAGCCATGGCCAGCGGCACGCCGGTAGTCTACGCCGACGCCGCCTCGCTGCCGGAAGCGGCCGGCGTGGCCGGACTGATGTTTGCCCCGGACGACGCCGACGCCCTGGCTGTGTGCCTCACCCGGCTGGCCGGTGATGCTGCCTTGCGCTGCCGCCAGATTGCCCTGGGCCTGGACCGGGCCGCAGCCTTTTCCTGGGAGGCCTGCGCAGTGAGCGTCTACGAGGCCCTTATCGAGGCCTCGGGCCACAGCCCCAAACGGCCCAAGGTCAGCATCGTCACCCCGTCGTATAACCAGGCCGGTTATCTGCCCCAGACCCTTCAGAGCGTGGCGGATCAGAAAGACGTTTGCGTCGAGCACATTGTTCTCGACGGCGGTT
The nucleotide sequence above comes from Desulfovibrio sp. TomC. Encoded proteins:
- a CDS encoding UshA-like (seleno)protein family 2 — translated: MPTLTALLLALVLTTATGVAAFAADPVLTILYAGNTYGYFDPCPTCGPQKLGGLARRATAVENLRKTGPTAGKLLAVAGPWEFAPEVSAAPPEPDKLPVVAKAHERLAYDAMAVTPQEMAILSEHKAALPKNAQLLGDAPVTRVLSVGGQTIGLVYFPMPKDVSAMVPDKLMDATAKAASELRGKVALVIGVSPWGAIDEEAFINTRKGAVDVLLGSGGGSGFASRLSKDSRTLWTRAYIKGKTINRLDLLVLPGKPDFVWKIGENFTAKVDPLDENFPQDAAVGALLK
- a CDS encoding glycosyltransferase family 4 protein; the protein is MKIGFDVSQTGAGKAGCGYFAAALLSALAEVDTTSQYVLYPAFGDFFREPHPEKCLRPAGDRFQQGPRFRRFWDQKRFFRQPPKDFEARLGQPDIVHANNFYCPAGLTRARLVYTLYDLSFLVEPAWTTEGNRTGCFDGLFRAATQADAVIAISEYSRGHFLRVFPHFPKERLVVAPLASRFGPDSPQERPKAVAQLQPDGFWLCVGTIEPRKNHERLFAAYAAWRRETGGTMPLVLAGGKGWLMDDVARTVAELGIAEHLVFTGYVTDAELAWLYASCHAFLYPSLFEGFGLPVLEAMSLGAAVITSDATSLPEVAGDAAILVDPLDVPGLARAMAAVGSDATLRDRLRQRALTRAGLFSWEKTARIVADAYARVLGLPPAWGK
- a CDS encoding glycosyltransferase family 2 protein encodes the protein MASLTVSAVTPSYNQGRFIGRTIDSVLSQGVDGLEYVIMDGGSTDETVSVLESYGDRLRFRSEPDKGQPDAVNKGMAETTGEIIAWLNSDDVYTTGALQAVLEVFEKSPDVDVVYGDADHIDINDAFIEPYPAEPFDLTRLMERCIICQPAAFFRRRVVERFGNLDLRWQYTLDYEFWLRLAKGGAVFRYLPRKLAGSRFYPQTKTSGAKLTVHSEINDMMRFTFGRVPERWLYNYAHALVREKWQVADGSALFTPAVALASVNASLRWNRGLSPTVLRTTASWLTRGLIRPGSGPA
- a CDS encoding MinD/ParA family protein → MSQAPNPNATLAVAILSGKGGVGKTNLALNLSYALFRAGHRVLLMDFDVGLANVDVLLGLSPEKNLQDLFRPDVQAKDVMLAVEPGGFDFLPAASGVPELLEMDDDMREVLFDKLNAVFGSYDYLMLDLGAGISQTVLSVAAMSQVRVLVVTPEPTSLTDSYAVIKVLHTQYGVSDFHVLVNQVESPADAQATFNRLSAACNHFLGFTPVLIGGVHSDPAVPDAVRRQIPLLRHAPRCQAAQDIIGGAVKLHRVRQQRKDAIIAGPVLGKIPIIRK
- a CDS encoding UshA-like (seleno)protein family 2: MLFRPVQAAALALALALCAALPARAQEPILTIVLSGNTYGNYEPCPSUGGKLVGGLARRAAFIKSLRATDAGRERTLVLGAPFEILPDGPDRKPDARRLPAISQALTQIGYSAGTLLPDEAAYLKSADAPIPAGFTVVAPTPRTTVIEAAGRPIGIVFFPPPPDLTKPAPPAIGDAVAEAAKELRAKAQLVIGLSGLGMMDEEAFLAAHPDALDILLGSGINAGNAGKVGPGGKTLWARAYTRGKTVNRLDLFVLPGAADFTWTPNGAFKAEVINLDEAYPADPDIKKLFE
- a CDS encoding HU family DNA-binding protein, encoding MNKSELIKTLAETKGLHIDEAADIVNAFVDSVKQALINEDRVEIRGFGSFKIKGYKGYTGRNPKSGDVVTVAPKKLPFFRPGKELKEYLNK
- a CDS encoding GGDEF domain-containing protein; this translates as MKPADAGCSSDFPDEALLAELDALRRMLASVDKPACATDGDGLVIMRLCSGLTLPEWETLRNRRDLRDWLALPLSANPFPYLTRIQQTLQELVFLSEHDPLTKLHNRGAFERILAAELIRSARSGQSLALVLIDLDDFKQVNDTYGHPCGDRVIATLGALLAAEKRTYDYAARIGGEEYALILPGIGLVRAEGVIERLIESARSLHIVCDGVETPLRVTISAGIACTKGKLAISWEKLYALADEALYTAKALGKDRLHCAPIADLTAPPEKTLVRADEKRFLFTGSTKG
- a CDS encoding glycosyltransferase, with the protein product MRQCWCGTGGLEPFNEAYMLCPACGTLVSRVEDGEGYGRDYWYGHQEADLGQPSIEVRARRDMPERCVAWLGFFLKACLPPGEVLELGCAHGGFTALLGRSGFRARGLELDASVAALAGRTFGIEVLAGPLEEQDIAPGSLSAVVLMDVLEHLPDPVELLRRVGRLLAPEGVVLVQTPCLPAGATHERLTTEADPFLRMLLPAEHLYLYSEKAVRALFAAAGLGQCRFGQALFPYDMLFLAGRTALADHDAATVEAALCATPDGRMVQAMLDLAARAEAAEAQAARLAGADAPIIGGLEGVVREMASGWVSEGRLPLVVNKALARVGRVAWLWNKAVKYVLKERGRRVAPAGGKAGPVLVLVDLTPVLPGGDNGGAKLMTILLLGALRQMRPDWRFVCLTSDAAHDELAHLDAPNVTRARASGLGRLRGLSHWQGVPVDLLFCPFTMPYFHHPAVPVVSVVYDLQYAAYPQFFSPEDEAGRERTFLTAARVAERLVCISEFTRQSVLAQGQVPPGRTAAVHISLPRRLVRTAPEAVYATRTRLGLGQADYLLFPANYWPHKNHRMLLTAFGLFAASRPENDCKLVLTGSDTGLRAELGQAAQRLGLADRVVFAGYVSDAELSALLTGARALLFPSLYEGFGMPLVEAMAVGTPILCSNVTSLPEVGGEAALYFDPRRPDDMAAAMARLWDEPGLAEALVARGFERLAAIGGPADMARKYLAVFEEVLARPVSQSTAVRGLFPDGWCGGRLFVAFGPAAQRQWLRTRFSLPAKAPSGRVVVTTLVNGRAVGQPVTLTPGRSVSLDPDLPPTGGCVEFVLDGARRGNGQGAAADRRRLSVHCEELRLTDGERDVDLRYTEATHG